One genomic region from Solwaraspora sp. WMMD792 encodes:
- a CDS encoding conjugal transfer protein TraB — protein MKTRLPRNARIDATYAGTHTVKVPLWPYLVTPVSAVGLWAGSAGGHLLWSDQPGWPAAGITVAGAALTGLVWRAAAARGIVRRWTTTLVTGGASFWALGSMLAGPWERPWLDMWLLGGVTASVAMASLRLLAAARGEDVEPAGGGLFDAVKSLKDARISRPRVDGARASVDVELADGGTMKELANERDTIASVLDVGPNAVRVVPNPDSVKRGRITAVPVDQLRTIKPWPGLTAPGGSMADPIDLGITEDGDPLLLHLPGDHDAERVSTHVLVVGTSGAGKTEFLLMLAAETLSRRDAELHMADPRKGAQLPEWVRTGAARLASTPTEVTDLMADMVGDIARRAGQIGGHGHKQWTAGCDRCPPYRVTIIDEAAGAMDSVIVDLTESARSAGISLVLGLQRATFDRFPTSARANIGAVFCFGVKRPEDAEAALSEATIDAGAAPWSWGNTRPGYLYAEIPDVEPERWSMPCRAYFAGEDARTAAVAPFLPGGTPAPAREEKPVHDDDQADEQPAERNQAYDADAPPDDVDPSQPITVPAGLPRIAFGALREPPMGTQEARDFLRQYLADAADAGMERIRPADLTDVISATGKGSSWLRKELDRLSEPGPDQLLVKTDRGVWRIRVPEPA, from the coding sequence ATGAAGACCCGACTTCCGCGCAACGCGCGCATCGACGCCACCTACGCCGGGACGCACACGGTGAAGGTGCCGCTGTGGCCGTACCTGGTCACCCCGGTCAGCGCGGTCGGCCTGTGGGCCGGGTCCGCTGGCGGGCACCTGCTCTGGTCGGACCAGCCCGGTTGGCCGGCCGCCGGCATCACCGTTGCCGGTGCCGCGCTGACCGGGCTGGTCTGGCGGGCCGCCGCCGCCCGCGGCATCGTCCGCCGCTGGACGACCACGCTGGTCACCGGCGGGGCGTCGTTCTGGGCGCTCGGCTCGATGCTGGCCGGCCCGTGGGAACGGCCCTGGCTGGACATGTGGCTGCTCGGCGGGGTCACCGCCTCGGTGGCGATGGCGTCGCTGCGGCTGCTGGCCGCCGCCCGGGGCGAGGACGTCGAGCCGGCCGGCGGTGGCCTGTTCGACGCGGTCAAGAGCCTGAAGGACGCCCGGATCTCCCGGCCTCGCGTCGACGGGGCGCGGGCCAGCGTCGATGTCGAGCTGGCCGACGGCGGGACCATGAAGGAACTGGCCAACGAGCGGGACACCATCGCCAGCGTGCTCGACGTCGGCCCGAACGCGGTCCGCGTGGTGCCCAACCCGGACAGTGTGAAGCGGGGGCGGATCACCGCCGTGCCGGTCGACCAGCTGCGCACCATCAAGCCGTGGCCGGGTCTCACCGCCCCCGGCGGGAGCATGGCCGACCCGATCGACCTGGGCATCACCGAGGACGGTGACCCGCTGCTGCTGCACCTGCCCGGCGACCACGACGCCGAACGGGTGTCCACTCACGTGCTGGTCGTCGGCACGTCCGGCGCCGGGAAGACCGAGTTCCTGCTCATGCTGGCCGCGGAGACGCTGTCACGGCGGGACGCCGAGTTGCACATGGCCGACCCGCGTAAGGGCGCTCAGCTGCCGGAGTGGGTGCGCACCGGAGCGGCCCGGCTGGCCAGCACCCCGACGGAGGTCACTGACCTGATGGCCGACATGGTGGGTGACATCGCCCGGCGGGCCGGGCAGATCGGCGGCCACGGGCACAAGCAGTGGACGGCCGGCTGTGACCGGTGCCCGCCGTACCGGGTCACGATCATCGACGAGGCGGCCGGGGCGATGGACTCCGTCATCGTCGACCTGACCGAGTCGGCCCGCTCGGCGGGGATCAGCCTCGTGTTGGGCCTGCAGCGGGCCACCTTCGACCGGTTCCCGACCAGCGCCCGGGCCAACATCGGCGCGGTGTTCTGCTTCGGCGTGAAGCGCCCCGAGGACGCCGAAGCAGCGTTGTCCGAGGCCACCATCGACGCCGGGGCCGCGCCCTGGTCGTGGGGCAACACCCGGCCCGGCTACCTGTACGCCGAGATTCCCGACGTCGAGCCGGAGCGCTGGTCGATGCCGTGCCGGGCCTACTTCGCCGGTGAGGACGCCCGTACCGCCGCCGTCGCCCCGTTCCTGCCCGGCGGCACCCCCGCCCCTGCCCGTGAGGAGAAGCCCGTGCACGACGACGACCAGGCCGACGAGCAGCCGGCAGAGCGCAACCAGGCGTACGACGCCGACGCCCCGCCGGACGACGTCGACCCGTCGCAGCCGATCACCGTCCCGGCCGGCCTGCCCCGGATCGCGTTCGGGGCGCTGCGGGAACCGCCGATGGGCACGCAGGAAGCCCGAGACTTCCTGCGGCAGTACCTCGCCGACGCCGCCGACGCCGGAATGGAGCGCATCCGGCCGGCGGACCTGACCGACGTCATCAGCGCCACCGGCAAGGGGTCGAGCTGGCTGCGGAAGGAACTCGACCGGCTCAGCGAACCGGGTCCGGACCAGCTGTTGGTGAAGACCGACCGGGGTGTGTGGCGCATCCGAGTCCCCGAACCGGCGTAA
- a CDS encoding DUF2637 domain-containing protein produces the protein MTTNTHFWSLGQLDAATVWPLLAALLAGLVGVTIGAVAWRMIRRPSLPATTLASRGAAVVVALVAGYASWRHIADVARSAGEHGSVAVLLPLAVDGLILVGTMAMLDDKRHRRSPRWSARVALVFGVLATIAANIASAEPTTTARLVAAVPAVSFLLAIEVLVRSGKPITDPAPVVDEQPVSDDRADVPDPREHATPVADVPADPAPQRRQKAVRRARPKSLTAAQKVERAARALPAGTPEQIAARARVSERTARRYLPAASGPAPAETRVNGAALVDA, from the coding sequence ATGACCACGAACACGCACTTCTGGTCGCTCGGCCAGCTGGACGCCGCCACGGTGTGGCCGCTGCTGGCCGCTCTGCTCGCCGGCCTGGTCGGCGTCACCATCGGCGCGGTGGCGTGGCGGATGATCCGCCGGCCGTCGCTGCCCGCTACCACCCTGGCGTCACGGGGCGCCGCCGTCGTCGTCGCCCTGGTCGCCGGCTACGCCTCATGGCGGCACATCGCCGACGTGGCCCGGTCCGCCGGTGAGCACGGCAGCGTGGCCGTGCTGCTGCCGCTGGCCGTTGACGGCCTGATCCTGGTCGGGACGATGGCGATGCTCGACGACAAGCGACACCGGCGGTCGCCGCGCTGGTCCGCGCGGGTCGCCCTGGTGTTCGGCGTGCTGGCCACGATCGCCGCGAACATCGCCAGCGCCGAGCCGACCACCACGGCCCGGCTGGTCGCCGCCGTGCCGGCCGTCAGCTTCCTGCTCGCCATTGAGGTGCTGGTGCGCTCCGGCAAGCCGATCACCGACCCGGCACCAGTGGTCGACGAGCAGCCCGTCAGCGACGACCGGGCCGACGTGCCGGACCCGCGGGAGCACGCCACCCCGGTAGCCGATGTGCCGGCAGATCCGGCACCGCAGCGCCGGCAGAAGGCGGTACGCCGGGCACGGCCGAAGTCGCTGACGGCCGCTCAGAAGGTCGAGCGCGCCGCCCGTGCTCTGCCGGCGGGAACGCCCGAGCAGATCGCCGCCCGTGCCCGCGTGTCCGAGCGCACCGCGCGCCGGTATCTGCCGGCAGCATCTGGGCCGGCACCTGCGGAAACGCGGGTCAACGGCGCTGCCCTGGTCGACGCCTGA
- a CDS encoding LuxR family transcriptional regulator has protein sequence MVDSDRRDELGALVSAFTSCEGGQGRVTVVKGTVATGKTTLLHAFADRLTGAHVLTATASRQERQIPLGVISQLLRRAQLAAPVRERADALIAEARRPDAGRAAGEPVEHRLGALLLELADERPTMAGVDDAEYADTASLRCLQFTARRLDASRLHMVLSTDHKTPADFQWFETEIVRLPRFNRMRLTLLGPEEIEGILAPHLGREAARRLAPFCHRVSGGNLGLLNAIIEESHTWADDGTDEITLGPGGAYGQAVVDCLRRCPTEVTAVARAVAVLSGAAAVPLITGVVALDAATVAAALETLSLSGLADGLRHPAARAAVLDDLGPAERQSIHKRAAHALNAAGAPAAAVADHLTAAGDQIEPWGVQVLVRAAQHEIDHGRSTAAVRHLELARELSTEPAERARIIAMLTSAEWRISPATAARHLPQLVDLLRAGRLSGPETTTTIRYLLWYGRLDDAGDALERLVGSAGSADAHSAAELNLFRLWLTYSYPTLLERVPAARDALASEISAVTVATSPQLYAANLLRLLSANGSYDDIFDGAEYILHTCRLSDDNLDPLITSLSALVYVDRLDVAAQRCDALLAEAVARGVNTWQGELSLIRSVIALRAGDLAAAIEAAERALRVTDVESWGVRIGGPLATLIQAYTAMGDHRAAAAVLRHRVPAEIFQTGIGLFYWQARGYHYVATGRLEAAASDFTACGELMTKWGLDLPGLVPWRTDLAQLYLRMGRTEQARVLIEEQLARVSRGRSRSRGVALRLLAAVSEPRRQLALLRQSIEILEACGAQLELAHALDDLGRFHHAAGELDRARVVKRRSWYLLKWCSVVTTSTESQHGRRPVVADAEQPGAGEDQETERLSEAERRVVAWAARGLTNREIARKLYITVSTVEQHLTRAYRKLKVRRRTDLPTEAQLPLAETA, from the coding sequence ATGGTGGACAGCGACAGGCGGGACGAACTGGGGGCCTTGGTGTCGGCCTTCACCTCCTGCGAAGGCGGGCAAGGCCGGGTCACGGTCGTCAAGGGCACCGTCGCCACCGGCAAGACGACACTGCTTCACGCGTTCGCCGACCGGCTGACGGGGGCGCACGTGCTCACCGCCACCGCCTCCCGGCAGGAGCGGCAGATCCCGCTCGGCGTGATCTCTCAGCTACTACGCCGGGCCCAGTTGGCGGCCCCGGTCCGGGAACGGGCGGACGCGCTGATCGCGGAGGCTCGCCGGCCGGACGCCGGCCGCGCAGCCGGGGAACCGGTGGAGCATCGGCTCGGCGCCCTGCTGCTGGAGCTGGCCGACGAGCGCCCCACCATGGCCGGAGTCGACGACGCCGAGTACGCGGACACGGCCTCGCTGCGTTGCCTCCAGTTCACGGCGCGCCGCCTGGACGCCAGCCGGCTGCACATGGTGCTGAGCACCGACCACAAGACGCCGGCCGACTTCCAGTGGTTCGAGACGGAGATCGTCCGTCTGCCGCGCTTCAACCGGATGCGGCTGACGCTGCTCGGCCCGGAGGAGATCGAGGGCATCCTCGCGCCGCACCTCGGCCGGGAGGCCGCACGGCGGCTCGCGCCCTTCTGCCACCGGGTCAGCGGCGGCAACCTCGGCCTACTCAACGCGATCATCGAGGAGTCGCACACCTGGGCGGACGACGGGACCGACGAGATCACCCTCGGTCCCGGCGGCGCCTACGGTCAGGCGGTCGTGGACTGCCTGCGTCGCTGTCCCACCGAGGTCACTGCGGTCGCCCGGGCGGTCGCGGTGCTCAGCGGCGCGGCGGCGGTCCCGCTGATCACCGGCGTGGTCGCCCTCGACGCCGCCACCGTCGCCGCGGCGCTGGAGACGCTCAGCCTCTCCGGGCTCGCCGACGGCCTGCGGCACCCCGCGGCCCGCGCCGCCGTGCTGGACGACCTCGGCCCCGCCGAGCGCCAATCGATCCACAAGCGGGCCGCGCACGCGCTCAACGCGGCGGGCGCACCGGCGGCGGCCGTGGCCGACCACCTCACCGCGGCCGGTGACCAGATCGAGCCGTGGGGAGTGCAGGTGCTGGTCCGAGCCGCCCAGCACGAGATCGACCACGGCAGGTCGACGGCTGCGGTGCGGCACCTGGAACTGGCCCGGGAGCTGAGCACCGAACCGGCCGAGCGGGCGCGGATCATCGCGATGCTCACCTCGGCCGAGTGGCGGATCAGCCCCGCCACCGCCGCCCGGCACCTTCCTCAGCTCGTGGACCTGCTCCGGGCCGGCCGGCTCTCCGGCCCGGAGACGACCACGACAATCCGATACCTGCTCTGGTACGGGCGGCTGGACGACGCCGGTGACGCGCTGGAGCGACTGGTCGGCTCCGCCGGCTCTGCCGACGCACACTCGGCCGCAGAGCTGAACCTGTTCCGGCTCTGGCTCACCTACTCCTACCCGACACTGCTGGAACGGGTACCCGCGGCCCGCGACGCGCTGGCCTCGGAGATCTCGGCCGTCACCGTGGCGACCTCGCCGCAGCTATACGCGGCGAACCTGCTGCGCCTGCTCTCCGCCAACGGCTCCTACGACGACATCTTCGACGGTGCCGAGTACATCCTGCACACCTGCCGCCTCAGCGACGACAACCTGGACCCGCTGATCACCTCGCTCTCTGCACTGGTCTACGTGGACCGGCTCGACGTGGCCGCGCAGCGCTGCGACGCGCTCCTGGCCGAGGCGGTCGCGCGCGGGGTGAACACGTGGCAGGGTGAGCTGTCGCTGATCCGGTCGGTCATCGCGCTGCGCGCCGGTGACCTCGCCGCCGCCATCGAGGCCGCCGAGCGGGCGCTGCGGGTCACCGACGTGGAGTCCTGGGGCGTGCGGATCGGCGGGCCGCTGGCGACGCTCATCCAGGCGTACACCGCGATGGGCGACCACCGGGCCGCCGCGGCGGTGCTGCGTCATCGAGTCCCGGCGGAGATCTTCCAGACCGGCATCGGGCTCTTCTACTGGCAGGCACGCGGCTACCACTACGTGGCGACCGGCCGGCTGGAGGCGGCGGCGAGCGACTTCACCGCGTGCGGCGAGCTGATGACGAAATGGGGACTGGACCTGCCCGGGCTGGTGCCGTGGCGGACCGACCTCGCACAGCTCTACCTGCGGATGGGCCGTACCGAGCAGGCGCGGGTGCTGATCGAGGAGCAGTTGGCGCGGGTGTCCCGCGGCCGCTCCCGGTCCCGCGGCGTGGCGCTGCGACTGCTGGCGGCGGTGTCCGAGCCGCGCCGGCAGCTCGCCCTGCTGCGCCAGTCGATCGAGATCCTGGAGGCGTGCGGCGCGCAGCTCGAGTTGGCCCACGCGCTCGACGATCTGGGCCGCTTCCACCACGCCGCCGGTGAGCTGGACCGGGCGCGCGTGGTCAAGCGACGGTCCTGGTATCTGCTGAAGTGGTGCAGCGTGGTGACGACGTCCACCGAGTCGCAGCACGGCCGCCGGCCGGTCGTGGCCGACGCCGAGCAGCCGGGTGCGGGGGAGGACCAGGAGACCGAACGGCTCAGCGAGGCGGAGCGGCGGGTGGTGGCCTGGGCGGCGCGCGGGCTGACCAACCGGGAGATCGCCCGGAAGCTCTACATCACGGTGAGCACCGTGGAGCAGCACCTCACCCGCGCGTATCGCAAGCTCAAGGTCAGGCGGCGTACCGACCTGCCGACGGAGGCGCAGCTACCACTGGCCGAAACGGCATGA
- a CDS encoding SDR family NAD(P)-dependent oxidoreductase produces the protein MKTIVISGGTDGIGRALAIHELKAGNQVVVVGRSPEKGRELADEAARLGAADRYHLILADLALVAENRRVAREVAARFSTVDALVLCATYLRMNRAETNEGIEYSFALAYLSRYVLSHEIAPLMAGAPAPVIVNLAVVGAGAKAMNWDDLMFARKHNGMRAWAQTRRANELLGIDFAAHTSGGRIRYVFFNPVFVKSNFSGQFPKPVRFLIKLAGALATPAEKGVLPIANLIDNPPAEPLTSYKQAKRVDLPVSPADREDAERLRRETKSLLNE, from the coding sequence ATGAAGACCATCGTCATTTCCGGGGGTACGGACGGCATCGGTCGTGCGCTCGCGATCCACGAGTTGAAGGCCGGCAACCAGGTCGTGGTCGTCGGCCGCAGCCCGGAGAAGGGGCGCGAGCTGGCGGACGAGGCGGCCCGGCTCGGCGCGGCGGATCGATACCATCTCATCCTCGCCGACCTGGCGCTCGTCGCGGAGAACCGACGGGTCGCGCGGGAGGTCGCCGCCCGGTTCAGCACCGTGGACGCACTGGTGCTGTGCGCGACCTACCTGCGGATGAACCGGGCGGAGACCAACGAGGGCATCGAATACAGCTTCGCCCTGGCGTACCTCAGCCGCTATGTGCTGAGCCACGAGATCGCGCCACTGATGGCCGGCGCCCCGGCACCGGTGATCGTGAACCTGGCCGTCGTCGGCGCCGGAGCGAAGGCGATGAACTGGGACGACCTGATGTTCGCCCGCAAGCACAACGGCATGCGGGCCTGGGCACAAACCCGGCGTGCCAACGAGCTGCTCGGCATCGACTTCGCCGCGCACACCAGCGGTGGCCGGATCAGGTACGTCTTCTTCAACCCGGTGTTCGTCAAGAGCAACTTCTCCGGCCAGTTCCCGAAGCCGGTCCGGTTCCTGATCAAGCTGGCGGGCGCCCTGGCCACGCCGGCGGAGAAGGGCGTGCTGCCGATCGCGAACCTGATCGACAACCCGCCGGCGGAGCCGCTGACCTCCTACAAGCAGGCCAAGCGGGTGGATCTGCCCGTCTCGCCGGCCGATCGGGAGGACGCGGAGCGGTTGCGCCGCGAGACCAAGAGCCTGCTGAACGAGTGA
- a CDS encoding TetR/AcrR family transcriptional regulator, which yields MPRESANVSPRPLRRDAVDNRRRLLGAAAEAFAEHGLALDVRDIARRAGVGIGTVYRHFATKELLADAVVADVLDRWAATVREASGAADAWQGLAQFMERSLELVAQHRALLDGLADPMVATPRFQQCQDELQPVLAGMIDRARDAGVLRPETTLEDVSLLLIGLGRIIQLTEARSPGHWRRQLRVVLAGLRRPE from the coding sequence ATGCCTCGTGAGTCGGCGAACGTGTCCCCCCGCCCGCTGCGCCGGGACGCCGTCGACAACCGCCGGCGGCTGCTCGGCGCCGCCGCCGAGGCCTTCGCCGAGCACGGTCTGGCGCTCGACGTGCGGGACATCGCCCGGCGGGCCGGTGTCGGGATCGGCACGGTCTACCGGCACTTCGCCACCAAGGAACTACTGGCCGACGCCGTGGTGGCCGACGTGCTCGACCGCTGGGCCGCCACCGTCCGGGAGGCGTCCGGCGCGGCCGACGCCTGGCAGGGGCTCGCCCAGTTCATGGAGCGGTCGCTGGAACTCGTCGCCCAGCATCGCGCGCTGCTCGACGGGCTCGCCGATCCGATGGTCGCGACACCGCGCTTCCAGCAGTGCCAGGACGAACTCCAGCCGGTCCTGGCCGGCATGATCGACCGGGCCCGGGACGCCGGTGTGCTGCGCCCGGAGACCACCCTTGAGGACGTGTCGCTGCTCCTGATCGGACTCGGCCGGATCATCCAGCTCACCGAGGCCCGCTCACCCGGCCACTGGCGCCGCCAGTTGCGCGTCGTTCTCGCCGGCCTCCGACGCCCGGAATAG
- a CDS encoding DUF5988 family protein — protein sequence MRHSGDDGLVDVVLEGGPADLPPESRLVKAVKSDEKIKIEHHGGYEHFERVDGALAGNGDSITYRWTTRTRIAE from the coding sequence ATGAGACATTCCGGTGACGATGGCCTCGTCGATGTGGTGTTGGAGGGCGGTCCGGCGGACCTTCCACCCGAAAGCCGCCTGGTCAAGGCCGTCAAGAGCGACGAGAAGATCAAGATCGAGCATCACGGCGGGTACGAGCACTTCGAGCGCGTCGACGGCGCGCTGGCCGGGAATGGTGATTCGATCACCTATCGATGGACCACCCGCACCAGGATCGCCGAATAG
- a CDS encoding FAD-binding protein: MTGVPVEAPAAGRLTSVAATVLPGDPRYDDLVRGWNARFAGTPDYVRLVASTEDVVSAVQEAVDSGRRIAVRSGGHCFEDFVTNPEIRVVVDLTALTSIGYDPGMRAFEAGAGALIGEVNRTLFRQWGVALPAGTCPSVGLGGHIAGGGWGPLSRLFGSVVDHLYAVEVVVVDEDGRARAVVATREPDDPYHDLWWAHTGGGGGNFGVVTRYWFRSPGATGHDPGTLLPSPPARMIVAQVLWPWAAMSEESFSTLLRNHGAWHERNSDPGSPYAGLYSVIGATPREGAGVIIMSIQFDATVPDAEQLLTDYLAALGDGVGVDPVVLERHVLPWLHTTTWPGVTDRADHTRRAKFKTAYLRRSLSDAQITAVYNSLTTPGYRNMTAGIMLASYGGAVNAVASDATAMPQRDSVLRLIFATEWTDPAEDERHLTWIRTFYRDVWADTGGVPAPGDTAAGCHINYADADVADPAWNTSGVGWHTLYYLGNYPRLQQIKARWDPRDEFRHALGVRPPQPGR, from the coding sequence ATGACCGGCGTGCCCGTCGAGGCGCCCGCCGCCGGCCGGCTGACCTCGGTGGCCGCCACCGTGCTGCCCGGTGATCCCCGCTACGACGACCTCGTCCGCGGCTGGAACGCCCGCTTCGCCGGTACCCCGGACTACGTACGGCTGGTCGCGTCCACCGAGGACGTCGTCTCGGCCGTGCAGGAGGCGGTGGACAGCGGCCGGCGCATCGCAGTCCGCAGCGGCGGTCACTGTTTCGAGGACTTCGTCACCAACCCCGAGATCCGGGTCGTCGTCGACCTGACGGCGCTGACCTCGATCGGCTACGACCCCGGCATGCGCGCCTTCGAGGCGGGCGCCGGCGCGCTCATCGGCGAGGTGAACCGCACGCTCTTCCGCCAGTGGGGCGTCGCCCTGCCGGCCGGGACCTGCCCATCGGTCGGTCTCGGCGGCCACATCGCGGGCGGCGGCTGGGGTCCGCTGTCGCGGCTGTTCGGCTCCGTCGTCGACCACCTCTACGCCGTCGAGGTCGTCGTGGTCGACGAGGACGGCCGGGCCAGGGCCGTCGTCGCCACCCGGGAACCCGACGACCCGTACCACGACCTGTGGTGGGCGCACACCGGCGGCGGAGGCGGCAACTTCGGCGTCGTGACCCGCTACTGGTTCCGCTCGCCCGGCGCCACCGGCCACGATCCCGGCACACTCCTGCCCTCCCCACCGGCCAGGATGATCGTCGCCCAGGTGCTCTGGCCCTGGGCCGCGATGAGCGAGGAGTCGTTCAGCACCCTGCTGCGCAACCACGGCGCCTGGCACGAACGCAACAGCGACCCCGGCTCGCCCTACGCCGGCCTCTACAGCGTGATCGGCGCGACGCCGCGGGAGGGCGCCGGCGTCATCATCATGAGCATCCAGTTCGACGCCACGGTGCCGGACGCCGAACAACTGCTCACCGACTATCTCGCCGCGCTCGGCGACGGTGTCGGCGTCGATCCCGTCGTCCTGGAACGGCACGTCCTGCCCTGGCTGCACACCACCACCTGGCCCGGAGTGACGGACCGCGCCGACCACACCCGGCGGGCCAAGTTCAAGACCGCCTATCTGCGCCGGAGCCTCTCCGACGCCCAGATCACCGCGGTCTACAACAGCCTGACCACGCCCGGCTACCGCAACATGACCGCCGGCATCATGCTGGCCAGCTATGGCGGCGCAGTGAACGCCGTCGCCTCGGACGCCACCGCCATGCCGCAGCGCGACTCGGTGCTGCGCCTGATCTTCGCCACCGAGTGGACCGACCCGGCCGAAGACGAGCGGCACCTCACCTGGATCCGTACCTTCTACCGCGACGTCTGGGCCGACACCGGAGGCGTGCCCGCGCCCGGCGACACGGCCGCCGGATGCCACATCAACTACGCGGACGCCGACGTGGCCGATCCGGCGTGGAACACCTCCGGCGTCGGCTGGCACACCCTGTACTACCTCGGCAACTACCCACGGCTCCAGCAGATCAAGGCGCGCTGGGACCCCCGCGACGAGTTCCGGCACGCGCTCGGCGTCCGGCCTCCGCAGCCCGGACGCTGA